One Vespa crabro chromosome 4, iyVesCrab1.2, whole genome shotgun sequence DNA segment encodes these proteins:
- the LOC124423782 gene encoding dipeptidase 1-like gives MTSGGQSSVWIASVIILSIGSWVGRVGPQPADSDLASSLTTPRERLEVVRQILTEVPLIDGHNDLPWNIRNFVHNQLADFDFDKDLRQVAPWSKSAWSQTDLVRLRQGMVGGQFWAAYVPCESQHLNAVQLTLEQVDLIKRLIEKYSQQMQFAASSKEILEAHKRGRIASLIGVEGGHSLGSSLAVLRTLYHLGVRYLTLTHRCNTPWAKSSSAEEDDEDGGGLTAFGKTVVREMNRLGMLIDLSHTARATMRDALKATKAPLIFSHSSAFAICNSSRNVPDDILKQLADNDGLVMVTFYNYFVKCGSQATISDVAEHIYYIRNLIGVDHIGVGGDFDGINKTPRGLEDVSKYPELFAELLRSGKWNVHDLKKVAGLNLLRVFRKVERVRDDMRTDGVTPSEEYLQNSPDVNGNCALDTNTVQRGVEV, from the exons AGTGGCGGACAAAGTAGTGTCTGGATCGCGAGCGTGATTATACTGTCGATTGGCAGCTGGGTCGGTAGAGTCGGACCGCAACCGGCGGATAGCGATCTCGCGTCGTCCCTGACAACGCCGCGAGAGAGACTCGAAGTAGTACGGCAAATTCTAACGGAGGTACCGCTGATCGACGGGCACAATGACCTACCTTGGAATATCAGAAACTTTGTTCACAACCAGTTGGCCGATTTCGACTTCGACAAGGATCTCCGACAAGTCGCACCGTGGAGCAAGAGCGCTTGGAGTCAAACGGACTTGGTCAGATTGCGACAAGGCATGGTCGGTGGTCAG TTTTGGGCCGCTTATGTGCCGTGCGAGTCTCAGCATCTCAACGCCGTGCAGCTGACTCTGGAACAGGTCGATCTAATAAAACGACTGATAGAAAAGTATTCTCAGCAGATGCAGTTTGCTGCCTCATCCAAGG AAATCTTAGAGGCTCACAAAAGAGGCAGAATTGCTTCGCTCATCGGCGTGGAAGGAGGACATAGTCTAGGAAGTAGTCTAGCCGTTTTAAGGACGCTTTATCACCTGGGCGTAAGATATTTGACGCTAACGCACAGGTGTAACACACCGTGGGCGAAAAGCTCCTCCGCAGAggaggacgacgaggacg GAGGAGGTCTAACGGCGTTCGGCAAGACTGTGGTGCGAGAGATGAATAGACTAGGCATGCTGATAGACCTCAGCCACACGGCCAGAGCAACAATGAGGGATGCCCTGAAAGCGACCAAAGCACCTCTGATCTTTTCACATTCCTCGGCCTTCGCCATTTGTAATTCCTCGAGAAACGTGCCCGATGACATTTTAAAACAGCTG GCTGACAACGACGGATTGGTGATGGTGaccttttataattatttcgtcaAGTGTGGTTCTCAGGCGACTATCTCGGACGTGGCAGAgcatatttattacattagaAATCTTATCGGCGTCGATCATATCGGAGTAGGTGGAGATTTTGATGGTATCAACAA AACTCCGAGAGGTCTTGAGGACGTTTCCAAATATCCCGAATTGTTTGCGGAACTTCTTCGTAGCGGCAAATGGAACGTGCACGATCTGAAGAAGGTGGCCGGTTTAAATTTATTGAGAGTCTTCAGAAAG gTGGAACGCGTGAGGGACGATATGAGAACGGACGGTGTTACGCCGTCCGAAGAATATCTTCAGAATTCTCCAGATGTCAACGGGAATTGCGCCTTGGACACTAATACCGTGCAAAGAGGCGTAGAAGTCTAA